One region of Salvia miltiorrhiza cultivar Shanhuang (shh) chromosome 3, IMPLAD_Smil_shh, whole genome shotgun sequence genomic DNA includes:
- the LOC131015901 gene encoding nuclear transcription factor Y subunit B-3-like has protein sequence MKDQERVVPIANVSRIMKKSLPPNAKISKEAKETVQECVSEFISFVTGEASDKCQREKRKTTNGDDLLWAMTTLGFQNYVDPLKDYLTTYRDTSSPIHDKTKIANANPSFLQGFTSDAGGVVIEFATSSWC, from the coding sequence atgaaagatcaagaaaGGGTGGTACCGATCGCGAACGTGAGCCGGATCATGAAGAAATCCCTCCCTCCTAACGCCAAGATCTCAAAGGAAGCGAAAGAAACAGTGCAGGAATGCGTGTCGGAGTTCATAAGCTTCGTGACGGGGGAGGCCTCTGATAAATGCCAGAGGGAGAAGAGGAAGACCACCAATGGCGATGATCTGCTGTGGGCCATGACAACTCTTGGATTCCAGAACTATGTTGACCCCCTTAAGGATTATCTCACCACTTACAGAGACACTTCTTCTCCTATTCATGATAAGACCAAGATTGCTAATGCAAACCCTAGTTTTTTGCAGGGTTTTACCAGTGATGCTGGAGGAGTCGTTATCGAATTCGCCACTTCATCATGGTGTTGA
- the LOC131015900 gene encoding nuclear transcription factor Y subunit B-3-like: MKDQERVVPIANVSRIMKKSLPPNAKISKEAKQTVQECVSEFISFVTGEASDKCQREKRKTINGDDLLWAMTTLGFQNYVDPLKDYLTTYRDTSSPIHDKTKIATANPSFLQGFTSDAGGVVIEFATSSWC; the protein is encoded by the coding sequence atgaaagatcaagaaaGGGTGGTACCGATCGCGAACGTGAGCCGGATCATGAAGAAATCCCTCCCTCCTAACGCCAAGATCTCAAAGGAAGCGAAACAAACAGTGCAGGAATGCGTGTCGGAGTTCATAAGCTTCGTGACGGGGGAGGCCTCTGATAAATGCCAGAGGGAGAAGAGGAAGACCATCAATGGCGATGATCTGCTGTGGGCCATGACAACTCTTGGATTCCAGAACTATGTTGACCCCCTTAAGGATTATCTCACCACTTACAGAGACACTTCTTCTCCTATTCATGATAAGACCAAGATTGCTACTGCAAACCCTAGTTTTTTGCAGGGTTTTACCAGTGATGCTGGAGGAGTCGTTATCGAATTCGCCACTTCATCATGGTGTTGA